In the Aquimarina spinulae genome, GTGTTGGGCGGTAATATAGATTATCAAAATAATTGGTGGACAGAAGTTGAGATGATTCATAAACCTCGTATTTTTACAAATACCGTTCTACGAGGAGGTCCTAGGTGGAGATTTTCTCAAGAAAATATAGGAGTGTTATTTTTTGGATCTGATCAAAGAAAGAAATTTAATTTTACTGTCGGTCATGTGAATTCATGGACAACAGATAATAATTTCTCTTTTAGAAGATATGTATTGAGACTTAGGTATCAGCCATTTAACTCGTTTAGTATGTCTTTAAATCCAGAGTTTGTAGAGAACCCTAATAAAACACAGTATGTTACAGATGTTGATTTTAATGGTACTCCAAGATATATAACTGCTAAAATAGATCAGAAAACTTTAAGTGCGAGTATACGGTTAAATTATAGTATTAATCCTAATCTTACTATTCAGTATTATGGGCAACCGTTTATATCACGAGGAAGATATACCGATTTTAACTATGTTAATAATGCAGTTGCCAAAAACCTAGATGAGAGAGTAACATTATATGATCAGGATCAGATTTCGTTTGCAGATGATGAGTACTCTGTAGATGAGGATAGAGATGGTACTGTGGATTATACTATTAGTAATCCAGATTTTGCATTTGTTCAGTTTCGTTCTAACCTGGTGCTACGCTGGGAATATATTCCGGGTTCTGAAATATTTTTGGTTTGGTCACAAGGTATTACCGGGGATGGAAACCCTTCTGATGATCTCTTTAGAAGTTTAGATAATCAGATTCTGAATCAGCAGCCAGAGAACACATTTTTAATCAAAGCAACATATCGATTTGTATTATAAAGTTTCTGAAAAAGTTTTTATACAATAAATAATATTAAACGTATTTTGCGACCCTATAGAATGTCGTAATATGAAATATTTTTATGCTGTGTTTACTTTAGTTTTTTTGGTGGCATGCACTACATCAAAACCTAAAGAAAGAGTTGTTGTAACAAATGAGAAACCAGAAATATCAAAAAAGGACTCGGTATCTTTCTTCTTAGAGCATTACGAGAAGTTTTTTGCTACTAATTTTAATGTTTCAGAATGTCCTGGAGCAGCTGTTGTTGTGGTTAAAGGTGATACTGTTATTTATGAAAAAGGTTTTGGAGTAAAAGAAATTCATACACAAGATTCTGTAGATGTAAATACAGTTTTTAGAATTGCAAGCTTATCAAAAGGTGTAACAGCAGTTTTGGCGGGGAATTTAGTAGATCGTGATGAACTACAATGGGATCAAAATGTTAGAGAATCGGTAAAAACATTTAGTTTAAGAAATAGTGAACAGGCAGATCGGCTTAAAGTAAATCATTTATTATCGCATACAACAGGACTTTACCCTTATACATATACTAAGCTTATACAAAAAGGATGGTCTTTAGAGCAAATTATCAGAAGTTTTAAAAGAAAAGGAGTTGTATCTAAGGAAGGAGTAGATTACGAATATCAAAATGCAATATTTTCGGTTATTGAAAAAATAATGGAAAACCAAACCGAAAAATCGTTTGAAACCCTTCTTAAAGAGCGAGTGTTTGCTCCGGCAGGGATGCATACAGCATCAAGTACATATGCTGCAATAAGAAAGAATGATAATGTAGCTCTTCCTCATAAATATAATCATTATTCAAAAAAATATGGGGTTACAGAGATTCATAAAAACTATTATAATGTAGCTGCTGCAGGAGGAATTAATGCATCAATCTCTGATATGGGGGAGTATTTAAAAGTATTACTTGGATATCGCCCTGATATTATTTCAAAAGAAAGCCTTAGTGATATTTTTAACCCTATTATTTGTACTAGTGATGAAGATACATATGTTAATTTGTGGGACGGGGTAACAGATTCTTATTATGCAATGGGGTGGCGAGTTTTGGATTACAGAGGTAGAAGAATACTATATCATGGGGGTAATGTAAATCAATATAAAACCCAATTGTTGATTGATCCTGATAATGATATAGGTGTTTGTGTATTATTTAACGGCCCCAATCCATTTAATGGGCCGGTGATTCCTACTTTTTTAAATTATTATGATTTTTATAAAGAAATAAGCCAAAATCAACAAGTGAAATGATTTTGGCTTTTGAGCTTTCTTAACTGTTCGATTAATATTTTTAGTGAGCCTCTAGCCAGTCTTTACCCAATCCAAGATCTACATCTAATGGAACTTCTAAAGTGTACGCATTTTCCATTTCGGTTTTGATTAAGACTTTGATCTCTTCCAATTCGGGTTTAAAAACATCAAATACCAATTCATCATGCACCTGTAGTAGCATTTTGGTTTTATAGTTTCCTTCTTTTAGTTTTTTATGAATATTGATCATTGCAATCTTGATAATGTCAGCAGCACTTCCTTGAATAGGGGCATTTACTGCATTTCGTTCTGCTGCACCACGAACAATTGCATTTGCAGAGTTAATGTTTTTTAAATATCGGCGTCTTCCTAAAACCGTTTGTACATAACCATTTTCTCTCGCAAAATCTACCTGTTCACTCATGTAGTTGCGTAGCTTTGGGTATGTTTTATAATACGTATCGATTAATTCTTTAGCTTCACTTCGTGAAAGACTGGTTTGGTTACTTAATCCAAAAGCCGAAACTCCATAAATAATTCCAAAGTTTACTGTTTTGGCATTGCTACGTTGCTCTCTGCTAACCTCTTCTATGGGAACATTAAATACCTTTGCAGCAGTAGAAGCGTGGATATCTTCACCATTTTTAAAAGCCTCAATCATAGTTTCTTCTTTGCTTAAAGCTGCAATGATCCTTAATTCTATTTGAGAATAATCTGCCGCAAGTAGTGTGTGTTCTTCATTTCTGGGAACAAATGCTTTTCTTACTTGTCGTCCTCTTTCTGTACGAATAGGAATGTTTTGTAAATTAGGATTGTTAGAACTTAAACGTCCGGTGGCAGCTACCGTTTGCATATAATCTGTATGAACACGCCCGGTATTTTCGTCAACCTGTGTTGGTAATGCATCAACATAAGTGCTTTTTAATTTAGACAAACCACGAAAATCCAATATGTTTTGAATAATATCATGATCTTTTGCTAGATAGGATAATACGTCTTCGGCAGTAGAATATTGACCTGTCTTTGTCTTTTTGGGTTTGTCTACCAATTTCATTTTTTCAAATAATATAACACCCAATTGCTTTGGTGAAGCGATGTTAAATTCTTCACCAGCTTCTGTGTAGATCTTTTGCTCTAATGTTTTAATATCGCTATCTAGTTCTTCAGAAAGAGATTGTAAAAAACCTTTATCCAGGTTAATTCCTTCGATTTCCATATCGGCCAGAACTCTTAGTAATGGAATTTCAATATCCTTGAATAAAGAGACCGTTTTTGCTTCGGTAAGCTCGGGTGCAAAATGTTCTTTTAGCTGAAAAGTAATATCTGCATCCTCTACCGCGTATTCGGTTTGCTTATCTATTGGTACTTGTCTGAAGGATAGTTGGTTTTTACCTTTTTTGCCAATTAATTCAGTAATAGAAACCGGAGTGTAATTAAGGTAAGTTTCAGCAAGCACATCCATATTGTGTCTCATGTCTGGATTGATGAGATAATGAGCTAACATCGTATCAAACAGTGTTCCTTTAACTTCGATATTATATTTTGCAAGAACTTTGATGTCATATTTTAGATTTTGACCAATTTTTGTGATATGTTCAGCTTCAAAGAAAGGTCGTAGTTGTTCGATCAATTCTTGTGCTTCGTTACGATCTTCCGGAAAAGGAATGTAAAAACCTTTTCCTGCTTCCCAGGAAAAAGCAATCCCTACCAATTCTGCAATTAGTGGATTAAGACCAGTAGTTTCGGTGTCAAAACAAACATGCTCTTGCTTTAATAAATTTTGAAGAAATAATTTCATTGCCATTCCCGGAGCAATGCTCTGATAGAAATGTTCGGTATTAGCAATAGTTTTTCTGCTGGAAAAAGAAACAGCTTCACCAGATTCCTCGGTTTCACCAAATAATGAAAATTGACCTGCTCCAGCTTGTGTTGTTTTCTTTTTTGAAGTAGAACTACCTGAAGTCTGAGCAGATGTATTAGTTTCTTCTCCCGAAAAAATCTTAATAAACTGATCTGTAAGCCTTCTAAACTCTAATTCTTCAAAAATGGTATGTACTTTTTGCGCATCAGGCTTAGTAAATTCGTAATCATCGGCATTAAAGGTTACATCACAATCTAAAATAATGGTTGCCAGTTTTTTAGAAAGAAGACCTAATTCTGCATTTGCTTCTACTTTTTCTTTCATTTTACCTTTTAGCTTATCGGTGTTAGCTAATAAGCCTTCCATAGAACCGTATTCTGCAAGAAATTTTTTGGCAGTTTTGTCACCAACCCCCGGCAATCCAGGGATATTATCCACAGCATCACCCATCATACCTAGATAATCAATAACCTGCTCTGGTCGCTCTATCTCAAATCTTTTTTGAACCTCTGGTATTCCCCAGATTTCGATTCCATTTCCCATTCTGGCAGGGCGATACATAAAAATGTTTTCAGAAACTAATTGCGCATAATCCTTATCAGGAGTAACCATATAAGTTTGATATCCTTCTTTTTCGGCTTGTTTGGCGATGGTGCCAATTAAATCATCTGCTTCTACACCTGCTTTTTCTATGATAGGAATGTGCATGGCTTTTAATATTTCCTGAATTATAGGTACAGCAATTTTAATGGCCTCGGGGGTTTCATCTCGATTAGCCTTGTACTCAGGAAAAATTTCTAATCGATCTTTACTCCCTTGCTTGTCAAATGCAACAGCTAAATGATCAGGTTTTTCTCTTTTAATAACATCGAATAAAGAATTTACAAAACCTAAAATTGCAGATGTATCCTGCCCTTTTGAGTTAATTCTCGGGTTTTTAATAAGTGCATAGTACCCTCGAAAAATAAGAGCGAAAGCATCCAGAAGAAAAAGACGTTTTTGTGACATGATGTGAGTTAAATTTTTAGAAATGCAATATAAAAAGAAGATTAATCAAATTAGCGTCAAAAACTATAATAAATATAAAAAGAAATGCCGCCAAAAACTGACGGCATTTCGCCCCAAAATAAAATTGATAACAATGTATCAACTGCTATAAATACGATAGTAATTCTTATATATAGTATATGATTTTTTTAAATTGTAATTAAGCCCTAAAAAGGAATATGAAACGAAGTTACAAATAAAAATCTTAGTTCTAAAAGAAATTGTTAAGATTTATGCCGGGTAAAGGCATGATTTTAACGCTTTTTGGTTGTAAAATTTATTTATCGTTAATTTTTACTTAAAAAATAGCCGCAAATTAAAAAGGAGGGATAGCTTTGTTTAATAATTAAAATCTTACAACAAATTATGCGTTGGTTAGTCCCTATAATTCTATACATACTTATTGAAACTTATGCATATCAAGCCATTCGTACTATTACCAAAAATCAATGGGTGCAAATAGGATATTTAGTATTGTCATTGCTTATTTTGAGTTATGTGATTTATATTTTTGCTAACTATGATCGCAGTGTCGGTCCAACCAAATACACATTAAGAGCTAGTGCTCTTTTGTTACTCACTTTGGTGCCTAAATTAATTATGATTTTGTTTTTATTTGGTGAAGACATTATTAGAGTTTGTGTGGCTGGGTATAATTATCTTACAAACACTTTTTTTGAAGGTACAGCTACTCAATATTTTCCAGACCGTAGAAAATTTATAAGCCAACTGGCACTTGGTGTTGCTGCAATACCTCTTGGGGGATTGTTACACGGGATTTTTAGAGGGAAATATAATTTTAAAGTGATACGCCATGTGTTGCATTTTGAAGACCTCCCTGCTGCATTTGATGGATTTAGAATTACACAAATTTCAGATATACATTCTGGAAGTTTTGATGATGCTGCCAAGATCGAATATGCAGTGGATTTAATTAATGAACAAGAAACAGATTTATTGTTATTTACCGGAGATATCGTGAATACTGTAGCAGAAGAAATGGATGATTGGATAGATACTTTTAAACGTATTAAAACACCCAAATATGGCAAATACTCTGTTTTAGGAAATCACGATTATGGAGAGTATGTTACCTGGAACAGTCAGGAAGAAAAAGATGCAAATTTTGAAGCAATAAAGGAAGTTCATACTAAAATTGATTTTAATCTGTTACTTAATGATAGTACTTTTGTAGAAAAGGATGGTGAGCGTATTGCCGTGATAGGAGTAGAGAATTGGGGGCATAACTTTAAGAAAGCTGGTGATTTAAAAAAGGCTTCTGAAAAAGTGACCAAAGAAGATTTTAAAGTCTTGTTAAGTCACGATCCCTCACATTGGGAATATGAAGTAAAGAAACATTCGGATCATTACCATCTTACATTAAGCGGGCATACCCATGGATTTCAATTTGGGATTGAAATTCCCGGATTTGTACGATGGAGTCCAGTGCAATATGTATATAAACAATGGGCAGGGATGTATGATGAAATGGGAAGATATCTGAATGTAAATCGAGGTTTTGGATTTCATGCTTTCCCGGGACGGGTTGGTATATGGCCCGAGATTACGGTTATTGAATTGAGAAAAGGATCTAAAGGTAAAGGCGCATAATTCAGAAAGTGTTATATTTACAACTGTTTAATGGCCAATTATTAAAGGCCCAAACATAAAAGTTTTTGAACATGTCAAAGTTTGGAGATATAATAGGTATTGAAGTTCCTGTCTTATTAGACTTTTTTACCGAATGGAACGAACCCTCTCTGGCAATGCATCCTGTGTTAAGGGATGTAGCTGCGGCACTTGGAGATAAAGGGAAAGTTATAAAGATTGATGTAGATAAGAATGAAGAGTTGGCTACTGCTTTACGTATTAAAGGACTTCCTACATTAATGATTTATAAAGAAGGTGAGATGGTTTGGAGACAAAGTGGCGAGCAAGATGCTAATACACTTATCGGTCTCATGAAAGAGTATGTTTAAACCTAGATGGTATCAAAAACATATCCTCTTTTAGAAAAATGATCTAAAACCTCAGGTAGCACGGCTGTAAGATTTTTTGAGGCTTTTATGCTATCATGAAAAACAATAATGCTTCCCTGTTGTGTGTTTTGGAGCACATTTTGTAAACATTCTTCTGGTGATATTGTTTGTTCCCAATCTTTTGATAATACATCCCAAAGTATAATGTTATATCCTAACTTTTCTAGTGCTTTAAATTTGGTACGGCTTATTTGTCCATATGGCGGTCTAAATATTTGCTGTATATCTTTCTTAGGTGAATATTCCTGAATTAGATTTTGACAATCTATAATGTTTTCAAGGTACATTTCTAGACTAGTTTTCCAGGCTTTTAAGTGATTCATAGTATGATTACCTATAGCATGACCTTCTGCCAGAATCTGTCGAAAAACTTCGGGATGTTTTCTAATATTATCACCTATACAAAAAAAAGTTGCTTTGGCATTATATTGATTTAACTGGGTCAAAACAAATTCTGTAACACCCGGTATGGGGCCATCATCAAAAGTTAAATATAGCTTCTTTTCATTATTCGCATAAAGATCCCAGATATAATTCGGGAGAAGCTGTTTAATAACCTTAGGGGTTTTATTTGGAATTATTTGCACTATGAATGTACTAAAAAAGTGAGCCTTATAAAGACTCACTTTTAATAATTAGTTTGCTATACTATCTAAAGAATCTAACGATTTTTCCTGGTTTTGAAACTCTTTAATAAGATCTTCTTCTTGTTGTTTACGTATGGCTTCATCATCATCATATTCTTCATCTTCAGAATAGAGTCGAGTAAACAATCTTAGGTATTTGTTAAACTCATCTGCTTTTTCTTCTATCATTTCCCGATCCTGATTGATTAGTAATAAATCAACTACACTACGATAACGTTCTACATTAGTTACGATCTCTTCGGCATAACGATATTGATCTTTAAGTTCTAAGCTACCAAAATAGGTGAGTTGCTCCTGGTATTTTTTTGCTAGTTTTATCCATAAGTCTCGAGCTTTTTGTTTTTCTCCTATCTCGTAATATCCAGAAATATAAGGCTCTACCAGAGTGTAATACTCATAGTATTCGATTGGCATTTTATCCATTGCCAGATCCAAAATTTCTTTGGCTTTATCTTTTTTATCCTCTTGAATTAAAGCCTCTACAAGTCTTGCTAGATTACTACGATATGTAATTGCATTTTTCCTGGTTTCTGGATCATGATATATATTCGGATCATTACTATTACCCCAATCCCAACTAGTTACGTTTTTATACATAAGATCAGTATCTAATCTACCCATTTCAAAAGGATTTCGAGGATTTACCTTAGTACGAATAGGGACTAATTTAAAAGTAACCCCATCTAATTGCAGGTAATCTTTCATCCATAAGAAATCATCATCCCCATAACTTCCACCAGTAAAATAAATAGGCCTTTCCCAATTGTTATTAGCGATAATATCCAGCATCAAAAGACGATTTTTGAATAATAAATCCCCATTAAGGTGAATATCAATATAAGGTACAATAAGATCAGCATCTTTTTGAGCTACAATACCATTTCTAAGCACCGCTTCTTTGTCTACAGGAATTCGTATGTGCTTAGTAGGAAATGTATTTACTTTTTTACCACTTTGCAAATCTCCTTTAGTTCGAGGGTCATCTGTTTCTATCCATCTCATCCAGTTTTTGATAAGCATGGTGTCAGAAGTTACAGGTTTGTGATAAATAGCATCGTTATTTCCGAATCGATAGAATTCATGAGTTAATTGAGAGGGGATAGGTTTTCCTTCGTATGCAGCTTTTTTCATTTGGTCTATATACCAATCTGTTGCAAAAAGGCTTGTGTTTACGGTTCTAACGTCTGTACGGTAACCTTCAATTTCTTGTGCATACCATAGCGCAAATGTGTCATTATCTCCTATCGTAAATAGTATGGCATCTTTTTGACAAGATTGCAAGTACATTTTTGCCATAGATTGTGCAGTATATCGATTTGAACGATCGTGATCATCCCAGTTTTGTGCTGCTAATAATACTGGTACAGCCAATAGGCAAGCCACAGTAACTATAGGAGCAAGTATTTTGGGTTTTAAGTATTTTTTAAGTAAATCAAACAAGGCATATACACCAAACCCTATCCAGATAGCAAATACATAAAATGACCCTACCAGTGCATAATCTCGCTCTCTTGGTTCAAAAGGTCTTTCATTAAGGTAAATTTTTAGTGCTAAGCCTGTAAATAAGAAAAAAATGAGCAAAACCCAGAATTTTTTCTTATCTCTTTGTAGCATAAATACAAAACCAATTAACCCTAGTAGTAATGGTAAGAAGTAGTAGGTATTGCGAGCCTTATTTTTAAGAGCATCACTAGGTAAATTATCTTGAGATCCTAATCGAATTTCATCAATAAATTTAATGCCACTAAGCCAATTTCCTTCTAAATCGGTAAGTTTACCCTGGTTGTCATCTTGTCGTCCAACAAAATTCCACATAAAATAACGCCAGTACATATATCCCATTTGGTAATCAAATAAATATACTACGTTATCCCCAAAAGAGGGTTTTTCTACATTGATATAATTACCAAACGATTGTAAAAATTTATTATAATCATCATTATCTAATTTCCCTGTAGCATATTCTCTTCTAAATTGAGTAACGGCATTAAGTAATTCTTCTTCACCTTGATACTCGGGCTTGATTGTGAATTTAATTGGCCCGGTAAACTCCATATAATTGGCAATATGCTCTGTGCTCCACATTCTTGGTAAAATGGCTTTATGTGCATCATCAAGATTTTGTTTTGCATTTTTCCAATCGTTAACTATAATATACTTTCCGGTTTTAAGATCTTTTTCATATTTCGGTTTACCATCTTCGTATGGATTGTTCTCATCCAGACCGGCATAGATTTCTGTAAATTGAGGCCCATAAAAAAGATGGGTTTCTGGGTATTGTTCTAAGTTATAATATGCCAGAAGCTCTCTTGCGTTATTAGGATTATTCTCATTAATTACAGTTCCGGCATTTGCTCGTATAGGTAACATAACCCAGCTAGAAAATCCTATTAGGATAAACATAACACATAATAACAATGTGTTTAATTGTGGGTAACTTTTTTTACGAGTGTATTTTATGCCAAAATAAAAAGCTGCAGCGATTATTAATCCGGCAATAATGGTTCCTGAATTAAAAGGCATACCTATAGAATTAACAAAAAAGACTTCGGCTGCACCAAAGAATTTAAGTGTAGAAGGTAATAGAAGTTTAAAAATAAACAATAATATAGCTACAACAGCGATATTGGCAACAATGAAATTTCTGATAGTAATTTCTTTGTAATTTTTGAAATAATATAATAACCCTATTGCAGGGATAGACAGTAGTCCCATAAAGTGAACACCGAAAGATAGTCCAACGATAAAAGAGATTAATAGTAGCCATTTATTACCTCTAGAAGTATGCATGTCTCGTTCCCATAATAATCCAAGATAGAAAAGAACAGATAAAATACAGGTGGCCATTGCATATACTTCGGCTTCTACAGCATTAAACCAAAAGCTATCTGTAAAGGAAAAGGCGAGAGCCCCTACCATACCACTACCTAGAATAGCCATTGCCTTACCTTGTGTTAATTCTTCATCTTTAACGATTACTTTTTTGACAAGAATGGTGATCGACCAAAACATAAAAAGGATCGTAAATGCACTAGCAAACGCAGAAGTCATATTTACCATAAATGCAATTTGTGTGGGATCTGATGCAAACGCAGAAGCAAAAGCTCCAATCATTTGAAAAAGGGGTGCCCCTGGTGGATGGCCAACTTGTAGTTTTGAAGAGGTAGCAATGTATTCTCCTGCATCCCAAAAACTAGCAGTGGGTTCTACCGTCATTGCGTAAACGCATAAAGCGATGGTAAAAACAATCCATCCTAATATTTTATTCCACTTGGTAAAGTTGAATGTGCTCATAAGATTTATTCAGTTATATAACGTGTGGCGAATTTAATAATAAAAATACTTTAACCTTAGTTTTTTTAGGAAACGCTTAACAGAAGTTTATATTTTAGACATATAACAACTGTTTTGTGGATAGATTATTGATTTAGTAGAATAAATTTTAAAAAATGTTTGCAGAGCCAAAAGAAAATTTTAAATTTGCACCCGCAAACACGTATTGGCCTATGGTGTAACTGGCAACACGTCTGGTTTTGGTCCAGAAGAGTCTAGGTTCGAGCCCTAGTAGGCCAACAAAAAAGGAGCAAATTTATTTGCTCCTTTTTTTATTTTATGTTGTGAAGACATTAAATTTTAAAAGTCAACACCGGTCTTTTTGCGTGATTTACAACATCTTCACCTAAGCTTCCGTTAATAAAATGTGATATTCCTTTTCTGCCATGAGTACTAATGCCGATCATGCCCGCATTGATAGAATCGGCAAAATTAAGTATTCCTTTTTCTACCGTATTATCGTTATAGATGTTTAAACTATACCCCTCTATTGCCAGGTTAGAGATCATATTATTCATTTTCTCTTCGGTTTCATAAGTAGTTTTAAATCCATTAGCTGTATTTACCCATACTAAATGAAGCTTTGCTTGAATTGATTTAGAAAAATCGTGCGCTGCTAAAAGGCATGGTTTATCTTCATCATCAAAATTTGTAGCATATACAAAGTCATTAATTCCAAAAATATCACAATCTTCTTTGATGACTAATACCGGTTTTTTTGATGTTCGAACCACTTTTTCTGCATTAGAGCCTATAAATAATTCTTCAAAACCGGAAGAACCATGAGATCCCATGATAATAATATCTATATTATTTTTGGTACTCGAATTGATAATCCCATGTAGTACATCTTCAAAATTTACAGTCTCAATGACGTCAATATCTTTTAAATAATCCTGGTTTAATACTTCTTCAAACTTTTTATGGGTTTGCTTCATGAAAAAAATGGCTTCGGGCGCAGGTCCTGGTGCTCCAGAAGACATTAGATCTGTAAGATGCATAGGGAGCTCTAAAATATGTAACAGATAGATTTTAGCGTTATTTTTTTTTGCTATTTGAGCCGCCACTTTTAGTGCATTTTCGGCTTGTTTAGAAAAATCTGTAGGGACTAGTATGCTTTTGATCATAATACTGCTTTTTTGAAATGTGTTATTTGTTTATCACTCTGGATTTAGAACGTATTGGTAATTATATGCTTAAAGTAAGAAGCTACTTATATAGTATATCTTAAATTTACGAATAAATTCATTCTTAGCGATATTTTGTATATAAGATATTATTACTATCTTTGCACCGTTGAAATTAAAAAACCAGGATGAGGGGACGAAAAGTCCCCTCTTTTTATCTATTTATGTCATTAAAAGACAAAGTTCAGAGTTTATTAGAGGGGGCACTTCGAGAAAATCCGTCCCTATTTCTAATTGAAAGTAAAATTCATCCCGATAATAGTATTGAAATTATTATTGATGGAGATGATGGTGTGAAAGTAGAAGATTGCATTGCGGTAAGCAGAGCAATTGAACACAATTTAGATAGAGAAGAAGAAGACTTCTCTCTTCAGGTAATGTCTTCAGGTGTTTCTGAAGGTCTGAAACATATTCGACAGTATAAAAAGAATGTGGGCAGAAAACTTAAGGTAAAAACAACCGAAGAAACAATCGAAGGAGAGTTAATCTCAGTGACCGAAGATGCAATTGTCTTAACGTGGAAAACACGAGAGCCTAAGCCAGTAGGTAAAGGTAAAGTAACCGTTACTAAAGAAGCTAATATAGCTTATGAAAATATTGTAGAAGCAAAAGTTATGATAACATTTTAATTATAATATATTGATATGGAAAATATCGCATTAATAGAATCATTTTCAGAATTCAAGGATGATAAGTTTATAGATCGTGTTACTTTAATGTCGATCTTAGAAGATGTATTTAGGAATGCTCTAAAGAAGAAGTTTGGTAGTGATGACAATTTCGATATCATTATAAATCCTGATAAGGGAGATTTAGAAATTTGGAGAAACCGTATTGTAGTAGGAGATGGAGAAGTTGAAGATGGTAATCAAGAAATATCACTAACTGAAGCACAAAAAATAGAGCCTGATTTCGAGGTAGGAGAAGATGTATCAGAAGAAGTTAAGCTTATAGATTTAGGAAGACGTTCTATATTAGCATTACGCCAGAATTTGATTTCTAAAATCCATGAACACGACAATACTAATATTTATAAACAGTTTAAAGAATTAGAAGGAGA is a window encoding:
- a CDS encoding DUF2723 domain-containing protein, producing the protein MSTFNFTKWNKILGWIVFTIALCVYAMTVEPTASFWDAGEYIATSSKLQVGHPPGAPLFQMIGAFASAFASDPTQIAFMVNMTSAFASAFTILFMFWSITILVKKVIVKDEELTQGKAMAILGSGMVGALAFSFTDSFWFNAVEAEVYAMATCILSVLFYLGLLWERDMHTSRGNKWLLLISFIVGLSFGVHFMGLLSIPAIGLLYYFKNYKEITIRNFIVANIAVVAILLFIFKLLLPSTLKFFGAAEVFFVNSIGMPFNSGTIIAGLIIAAAFYFGIKYTRKKSYPQLNTLLLCVMFILIGFSSWVMLPIRANAGTVINENNPNNARELLAYYNLEQYPETHLFYGPQFTEIYAGLDENNPYEDGKPKYEKDLKTGKYIIVNDWKNAKQNLDDAHKAILPRMWSTEHIANYMEFTGPIKFTIKPEYQGEEELLNAVTQFRREYATGKLDNDDYNKFLQSFGNYINVEKPSFGDNVVYLFDYQMGYMYWRYFMWNFVGRQDDNQGKLTDLEGNWLSGIKFIDEIRLGSQDNLPSDALKNKARNTYYFLPLLLGLIGFVFMLQRDKKKFWVLLIFFLFTGLALKIYLNERPFEPRERDYALVGSFYVFAIWIGFGVYALFDLLKKYLKPKILAPIVTVACLLAVPVLLAAQNWDDHDRSNRYTAQSMAKMYLQSCQKDAILFTIGDNDTFALWYAQEIEGYRTDVRTVNTSLFATDWYIDQMKKAAYEGKPIPSQLTHEFYRFGNNDAIYHKPVTSDTMLIKNWMRWIETDDPRTKGDLQSGKKVNTFPTKHIRIPVDKEAVLRNGIVAQKDADLIVPYIDIHLNGDLLFKNRLLMLDIIANNNWERPIYFTGGSYGDDDFLWMKDYLQLDGVTFKLVPIRTKVNPRNPFEMGRLDTDLMYKNVTSWDWGNSNDPNIYHDPETRKNAITYRSNLARLVEALIQEDKKDKAKEILDLAMDKMPIEYYEYYTLVEPYISGYYEIGEKQKARDLWIKLAKKYQEQLTYFGSLELKDQYRYAEEIVTNVERYRSVVDLLLINQDREMIEEKADEFNKYLRLFTRLYSEDEEYDDDEAIRKQQEEDLIKEFQNQEKSLDSLDSIAN
- a CDS encoding universal stress protein, translated to MIKSILVPTDFSKQAENALKVAAQIAKKNNAKIYLLHILELPMHLTDLMSSGAPGPAPEAIFFMKQTHKKFEEVLNQDYLKDIDVIETVNFEDVLHGIINSSTKNNIDIIIMGSHGSSGFEELFIGSNAEKVVRTSKKPVLVIKEDCDIFGINDFVYATNFDDEDKPCLLAAHDFSKSIQAKLHLVWVNTANGFKTTYETEEKMNNMISNLAIEGYSLNIYNDNTVEKGILNFADSINAGMIGISTHGRKGISHFINGSLGEDVVNHAKRPVLTFKI
- the rimP gene encoding ribosome assembly cofactor RimP, encoding MRGRKVPSFYLFMSLKDKVQSLLEGALRENPSLFLIESKIHPDNSIEIIIDGDDGVKVEDCIAVSRAIEHNLDREEEDFSLQVMSSGVSEGLKHIRQYKKNVGRKLKVKTTEETIEGELISVTEDAIVLTWKTREPKPVGKGKVTVTKEANIAYENIVEAKVMITF